One genomic window of Streptomonospora nanhaiensis includes the following:
- a CDS encoding alpha/beta hydrolase family protein — translation MSVSSTAARAAELLGPPAPVLSLAPVTLPAPGRAVDLELRVSAPVTGDDLPVILLSHGHGWSHHLSSLNGYAPLADFWAAHGFLVVQPTHLSSRSLSLPADTPGAPLFWRQRAEDMTRILDAADAIEAAAPHLRGRVDWSRVAAAGHSMGGHTTSLLLGARTTDPDDGSEPDLSEPRITAGVVLTGTGRGGDALNPTAAENYPFLRSTDFSRMAAPALVVVGDKDDSPHLTVAGPEWHADPYRLSPGPKTLLTFFGAEHGLGGVSGYDVAETTDDSPERVAAVQLLTAAYMRTRLYPGDPAWQAARKGLTTGPGALGKVESKGGDIA, via the coding sequence ATGAGTGTTTCGTCCACCGCCGCCCGCGCCGCCGAACTCCTCGGCCCGCCCGCCCCCGTCCTCTCCCTCGCCCCGGTGACCCTGCCCGCCCCCGGCCGGGCCGTGGACCTGGAACTGCGGGTCTCGGCCCCCGTGACCGGCGACGACCTGCCCGTCATCCTGCTCTCCCACGGCCACGGCTGGTCCCACCACCTCTCCTCCCTCAACGGCTACGCGCCGCTCGCCGACTTCTGGGCCGCGCACGGGTTCCTCGTGGTCCAGCCCACCCACCTCAGCTCGCGGTCCCTGAGCCTGCCCGCCGACACCCCCGGCGCCCCGCTCTTCTGGCGGCAGCGCGCCGAGGACATGACCCGGATCCTGGACGCGGCCGACGCGATCGAGGCCGCAGCGCCCCACCTGCGCGGGCGCGTGGACTGGAGCAGGGTGGCCGCGGCCGGGCACTCCATGGGCGGGCACACCACGAGCCTGCTGCTGGGCGCCCGGACCACCGACCCCGACGACGGATCGGAGCCCGACCTGTCCGAGCCGCGCATCACGGCCGGCGTGGTGCTGACCGGGACCGGCCGGGGCGGCGACGCCCTCAACCCGACCGCCGCCGAGAACTACCCCTTCCTCCGCAGCACGGACTTCTCCCGCATGGCCGCGCCCGCGCTCGTGGTCGTCGGCGACAAGGACGACTCCCCCCACCTGACCGTCGCCGGCCCCGAGTGGCACGCCGACCCCTACCGCCTCTCCCCCGGCCCCAAGACCCTGCTCACCTTCTTCGGTGCCGAGCACGGGCTGGGCGGCGTCTCGGGCTACGACGTCGCCGAGACCACCGACGACAGCCCCGAGCGCGTCGCCGCCGTGCAACTGCTGACCGCGGCCTACATGCGCACGCGCCTGTACCCCGGCGACCCCGCGTGGCAGGCGGCCCGCAAGGGGCTGACGACCGGCCCCGGCGCCCTCGGGAAGGTCGAGTCTAAGGGCGGCGACATCGCCTAA
- a CDS encoding helix-turn-helix domain-containing protein — MPETHGTARPPRLYTTTEVARLFRVDPKTVTRWVRTGQLRALRTPGGHARILADDVDAALAGLTQPPPARGG, encoded by the coding sequence ATGCCCGAGACGCACGGCACCGCCCGACCGCCCCGCCTCTACACCACCACCGAGGTGGCACGCCTGTTCCGCGTGGACCCCAAGACCGTCACCCGGTGGGTGAGAACAGGCCAACTCCGCGCCCTGCGGACCCCCGGCGGGCACGCCCGCATCCTCGCCGACGACGTGGACGCGGCACTCGCCGGCCTGACCCAGCCACCCCCCGCGCGCGGCGGCTGA
- a CDS encoding ATP-binding protein, translated as MVPEARRWLELMLGASRLSVPDDTQATAVLLCSEAATNAVVHTASGRQGTFTVHIRAIPGHLTVEVEDDGAATNPVPVQAGALDEHGRGLALIAGFADTWGPRALGCGIYYTLSWRPAPLDM; from the coding sequence ATGGTTCCCGAGGCGCGGCGGTGGCTGGAACTCATGCTCGGGGCCTCGCGGCTCAGCGTTCCCGACGACACCCAGGCGACCGCCGTTCTGCTGTGCTCCGAGGCCGCGACGAACGCCGTCGTCCACACCGCCAGCGGACGCCAAGGAACCTTTACCGTCCACATCCGCGCCATCCCCGGCCACCTCACCGTCGAGGTCGAGGACGACGGCGCGGCGACCAACCCCGTCCCCGTCCAGGCCGGCGCCCTGGACGAGCACGGGCGCGGGCTGGCCCTGATCGCGGGCTTCGCCGACACGTGGGGGCCGCGCGCCCTCGGGTGCGGGATCTACTACACCCTCTCCTGGCGCCCCGCCCCGCTGGACATGTAG
- a CDS encoding DUF5753 domain-containing protein, translating to MRKCRGSFGWNQEQLGKRVGLSSSSISLIETGLLKPQQDHAAALDQALEAGGRLLRTWENYSSQGLLPPGFEKYSDLESKALELHEYHGVLVPGLVQTPDYARALVIATQPWATEETIDRFVRTRLERQQAIFERSDRPLVLVVLDEDVVRRVVGDEAVMKAQLEHLIDFAEARKVRLQVVPRSVRFHPGLSGPFRIYVFDGRPTVASCEYFFDEQIIETEAQVRRCVATFDVLQGEALPPGSSLDLVRQVLGGLRDGTS from the coding sequence GTGCGGAAATGCCGTGGAAGCTTCGGCTGGAACCAAGAACAACTTGGAAAACGCGTTGGCCTCTCGTCGTCCTCAATCAGCCTCATTGAGACCGGTTTACTCAAGCCGCAGCAGGACCACGCCGCCGCCCTGGATCAGGCGCTTGAAGCGGGCGGTCGGTTGCTGCGAACGTGGGAGAACTACAGCAGTCAGGGGCTGCTGCCACCAGGCTTTGAGAAGTACAGCGATCTCGAAAGCAAGGCCCTTGAACTGCACGAATACCACGGTGTGCTTGTGCCTGGCCTGGTGCAGACCCCCGACTACGCTCGGGCGCTGGTCATCGCCACTCAGCCCTGGGCGACCGAAGAGACGATCGATCGCTTCGTCCGTACGAGGTTGGAGCGACAGCAGGCGATCTTTGAACGCTCTGACCGGCCGCTAGTCTTAGTAGTACTGGACGAGGACGTGGTTCGTCGGGTCGTGGGGGACGAGGCTGTCATGAAGGCACAGCTTGAACACCTCATCGACTTCGCCGAAGCGCGAAAGGTGCGTCTCCAGGTCGTTCCTCGGAGCGTCAGGTTCCATCCCGGGCTCTCCGGGCCGTTTCGGATCTACGTGTTCGACGGTAGGCCGACCGTGGCTTCCTGCGAGTACTTCTTCGATGAGCAGATCATAGAGACGGAAGCCCAAGTCCGGCGGTGCGTCGCTACCTTTGACGTGCTCCAGGGGGAGGCGCTTCCGCCTGGAAGCAGCCTTGATCTGGTCCGGCAGGTACTAGGAGGTCTCCGTGACGGAACATCGTGA
- a CDS encoding DUF397 domain-containing protein: MTEHREWHKSSYSNGNGASCVEVRETPRAVSVRDTQNRNLGHLAFSPDEWSAFLLAVKTTDL, encoded by the coding sequence GTGACGGAACATCGTGAGTGGCACAAGAGCAGCTACAGCAACGGCAATGGGGCGAGTTGCGTGGAGGTCCGTGAGACCCCTCGGGCGGTCAGTGTCCGTGACACCCAGAACCGCAACCTGGGGCACCTCGCCTTCTCCCCAGATGAGTGGTCGGCGTTCCTCCTGGCGGTGAAGACCACCGACCTGTAG
- the tgmC gene encoding ATP-grasp peptide maturase system methyltransferase, with protein sequence MALADRLVEAGVLEPEGALIDAFRRVDRGAFVPAFALFDHTPQGTRYRLVRGDRAEQREEWAAHVYADETLVIEINGTPVVEALPQGTGKGRWTSSSTMPGLMARLLGELDLAGGERVLEIGAGSGYNAAILCEVLGSQRVTSVDISPRLVAYAADRLDRSGYTPVTAVCDGHLGYPERAPYDRIIATTAFTHVPPAWLGQVVPGGRVLVNVAGGTGGAMVELDVRGDGTATGRFLPQWSGFMPARSHSPHTRTTVDDDGEDGWTALDPAAVRDPAMAFVAQLASGDAETLLKKADDGTDFLFMEGGDGSWAEIDLAPVESGRFRVVQGGPRRLWTAVEEAHRWWTANGAPDWSAFGATVTPNEQYVWFGSADGDRRWPLPLPPGRG encoded by the coding sequence GTGGCGCTTGCCGATCGGCTTGTCGAGGCGGGTGTGTTGGAGCCCGAGGGCGCTCTCATCGACGCGTTCCGGCGGGTCGACCGGGGTGCGTTCGTTCCCGCCTTCGCCCTCTTCGACCACACCCCGCAGGGCACCCGGTACCGGCTCGTGCGCGGCGACCGTGCCGAGCAGCGCGAGGAGTGGGCCGCCCACGTCTACGCCGACGAGACGCTGGTCATCGAGATCAACGGCACGCCTGTCGTGGAGGCCCTCCCCCAGGGAACCGGCAAGGGCCGCTGGACCAGCTCCTCGACCATGCCCGGCCTCATGGCCCGGCTGCTCGGCGAACTCGACCTGGCCGGTGGAGAGCGCGTCTTGGAGATCGGAGCCGGTTCCGGGTACAACGCCGCGATCCTGTGCGAGGTGCTCGGCTCCCAGCGGGTGACCAGTGTCGACATCTCGCCGCGCCTGGTCGCCTACGCCGCCGACCGGCTCGACCGCTCCGGCTACACGCCCGTCACCGCCGTCTGCGACGGCCACCTGGGCTATCCCGAACGCGCACCCTACGACCGGATCATCGCCACCACCGCCTTCACCCATGTCCCTCCGGCCTGGCTCGGTCAGGTGGTGCCCGGTGGACGTGTGCTCGTCAACGTCGCGGGCGGTACCGGCGGCGCCATGGTCGAGCTCGACGTGCGCGGCGACGGAACCGCGACGGGACGCTTCCTCCCGCAGTGGTCGGGCTTCATGCCGGCCCGGAGCCACTCCCCGCACACGCGCACCACCGTTGACGACGACGGAGAGGACGGCTGGACGGCGCTGGACCCCGCCGCCGTGCGCGACCCCGCCATGGCGTTCGTGGCCCAACTCGCCTCGGGCGACGCCGAGACCCTCCTCAAGAAGGCCGACGACGGCACCGACTTCCTCTTCATGGAGGGCGGAGACGGTTCGTGGGCGGAGATCGACCTGGCACCGGTCGAGAGCGGCCGGTTCCGCGTGGTGCAAGGCGGCCCCCGGCGGCTGTGGACGGCGGTGGAGGAGGCCCACCGGTGGTGGACCGCCAACGGCGCACCCGACTGGAGCGCCTTCGGCGCCACCGTCACCCCGAACGAGCAGTACGTCTGGTTCGGCTCGGCGGACGGCGACCGGCGCTGGCCGCTGCCCCTCCCGCCCGGGCGGGGCTGA